In Oncorhynchus mykiss isolate Arlee chromosome 1, USDA_OmykA_1.1, whole genome shotgun sequence, the following proteins share a genomic window:
- the LOC118937321 gene encoding uncharacterized protein LOC118937321 isoform X2, which translates to MDDHLTSEAVNEMEQSNSTRSRATSVMENTEEGKLNNVEHLTLMDFLQNLTEKQWRGIREGMFDPLTKQQLAGLCLRIVQFLSDKLMQIIIPGLYELLGIQDAASSPLSQRSLTASLTSLLDDKVNTKSRVRFTEAGVPKRPGSRKSYNSFRIPTPYPSSNCMGQEEEEVQESQLKFKEIYLTKGSLGSGSYLPKGAMRTLTSLSDVQKKTTNSETLQVLLGVSEDTLVTCVQDSLQGSLSKLACMSNSPSGSAGSMMLTPAVMAELAKDVKSALSVVVKSASASQTSVVTPVRGDSQTKVTESMVRELAAKLEKVDQESKSLTGQVMTMISDTMVAFVDENKQNLLEDLKDKITFLASHVGFIEDLDALISKYESSYNISESGSSCTLTSKSIQKLSSREFQTSAIQAVSGVLDKKVSSLSFPSSVIQSELTGAVSGQTLSGIVKTESIHPVGSAASVVVKTFVSDMKSLAESEESPQQKSAWSAAVHIYHSIQNNLKDYFGKLQRCALKSIVTSDDNITNAEFKETVPLPCLNMKYRPSKSEPQLPESTGEVTLQRGLSECSKLLWAKTESEESKLLLTTCTKEVISELLVLYKTAMSKEDALYTVGEKGSGFSIEREKFVEGVLAQLGDIAHSRASSPIVCEFPCQIEDSRSKATASLTSLLDCIRKLSSEEFKRNATQAVSEFLVKKSTSSLTSAQPAYSVASRSCSIQNQYTWSKDICADSAAFGIIETFVEDLQSLAQPAKVEEREPDLQENAQKLQSRIWSATTSLYNNIQKTLKDFIIHQRRSDMLSRTSSHIPTEDSGHLGTKEHICLASQDLRQASKSVPHLHSLNLEVALHRGVSESSKLLWTETDEALLTNSTKEVISTILTSCEDQASNAPCFSTVGKKISDMSLEVNMLVGGVLSQLKDISLSRSPTPCEDMFERLQGSPERTSPVSLDCSTAASKGIASSHSLSTKSLQKLSSHEFQTKAEKGVSEVLSRSFNIVEEGTTEQYLQSVSTSTTSTDIIQTMVKDQQELTQTTQSSDMVSGTSLLTTGQVSEKRIWSVARNIYYSLQSKITEFLRKDLQRSDTTLGSIQIFTYQSSPASQRASLCHLEVNQSSVTPGGNDACVDIPHKLLPKTTELSGSMLEDIDTIRCRSADSQNTRNTSSSRSSISLTPTSKLRQSKWHFALPGTPIPTEFPAQIDFPIVRNTIIEDFFHTEDLLPVTFVDKVRQAAGVVVDIMVESVENTQENGQGASHLDDLRSAVRKLRKIISTWTIHIFSHELVDKVIAIQDSHSTPQVLTLEAAKSASDSILSRLKWGKEQCAISKELSSQLLQIFAEETVKCFLRQWSDEYENINFDVSVQNDPKTSTCVVILQMITKATAKCYFESATSVATSDIVEGVFDLERDTISSTGEQVLTFNTKGSNNVSKNLCPQESLEYQPQNISPTVYFTETMTTSHGSFSPEGIYDIASSFPLEEKSRKPSLFTRLSRSITKGFLSPFKSSRKTKLFK; encoded by the exons atggATGACCACCTGACCTCTGAAGCTGTCAATGAGATG GAGCAGAGCAATTCTACCAGGAGCAGAGCAACCTCAGTGATGGAAAACACAGAAGAGGGGAAGCTCAACAATGTGGAACATCTGACACTTATGGACTTCCTTCAAAACCTAACTGAGAA GCAATGGAGGGGGATTCGTGAGGGCATGTTTGACCCG CTGACAAAACAACAGCTTGCCGGCTTGTGTCTGAGGATTGTCCAGTTTTTATCGGACAAGCTGATGCAGATCATCATCCCAGGTCTTTACGAACTACTGGGCATCCAAGATGCTGCCTCCTCTCCATTGTCACAGAGATCTCTCACAGCGTCACTCACCAGTCTGTTAGACGATAAGGTTAACACCAAGTCCCGCGTGAGATTTACTGAGGCTGGTGTACCTAAGAGGCCAGGCAGTCGAAAGTCTTACAATAGCTTTCGCATCCCGACTCCCTACCCTTCCTCCAACTGTATGgggcaggaagaggaagaagtgCAGGAATCACAACTTAAGTTCAAGGAGATTTACCTGACTAAGGGCAGTCTGGGCAGTGGAAGCTACCTGCCCAAGGGGGCCATGAG gactctaacctctctgtctgatgTGCAGAAGAAAACAACCAACTCTGAGACGCTACAAGTCCTCTTAGGTGTCTCAGAGGACACCCTTGTCACCTGTGTACAGGACAGCCTGCAAGGTTCTCTCTCCAAACTTGCATGCATGTCCAATTCTCCATCTGGAAGTGCAGGCTCTATGATGCTAACCCCTGCTGTAATGGCAGAGTTGGCTAAAGATGTCAAGTCGGCCTTATCAGTGGTCGTTAAGAGTGCCTCCGCTAGCCAAACCTCTGTAGTGACACCGGTAAGGGGAGACTCACAGACCAAGGTGACTGAGAGCATggtgagagagctggctgctaAACTTGAAAAAGTTGACCAAGAGAGCAAGAGTCTAACAGGGCAAGTCATGACCATGATCTCTGACACAATGGTGGCTTTTGTTGACGAGAACAAACAGAATTTGCTGGAAGATCTGAAGGACAAGATCACGTTTTTGGCATCGCATGTTGGCTTCATTGAGGATCTTGATGCCCTGATAAGCAAATACGAGAGCAGCTACAATATTAGTGAATCTGGTTCCTCCTGCACGCTCACATCTAAGAGCATCCAAAAACTCTCTAGCCGGGAGTTTCAAACATCAGCAATACAAGCAGTGAGTGGAGTTCTTGACAAAAAAGTCAGTAGTTTGAGCTTTCCTAGTTCAGTCATTCAGTCTGAGTTAACAGGTGCTGTATCAGGTCAAACATTGTCTGGCATTGTAAAGACAGAGTCAATTCACCCAGTGGGCTCAGCAGCGTCAGTAGTTGTTAAGACTTTCGTGTCAGATATGAAGTCCTTGGCTGAATCTGAAGAGAGTCCCCAACAGAAGAGTGCCTGGTCTGCTGCTGTTCACATTTACCACAGCATCCAAAACAACTTGAAAGATTATTTCGGCAAGCTTCAGCGATGTGCCTTAAAgagcattgtcacatctgatgATAACATCACAAATGCTGAGTTTAAGGAGACAGTTCCACTTCCTTGCTTAAACATGAAATATAGGCCCAGTAAGAGTGAGCCTCAGTTGCCAGAGTCCACTGGTGAAGTTACTTTACAAAGAGGCCTAAGTGAGTGCTCAAAACTTCTTTGGGCAAAAACTGAGTCAGAAGAAAGCAAGCTCCTTCTGACAACTTGCACCAAAGAAGTCATCTCAGAGCTTCTGGTCTTGTACAAGACTGCAATGTCAAAGGAGGACGCCCTGTACACTGTTGGAGAAAAAGGATCAGGCTTctctattgagagagagaaatttgTAGAGGGTGTTCTGGCTCAGCTTGGGGATATTGCCCATTCCAGGGCCTCATCACCAATAGTATGTGAGTTCCCCTGTCAAATTGAGGACAGCAGAAGTAAGGCCACAGCTTCTTTGACCAGTCTGTTAGATTGTATTAGAAAACTCTCAAGTGAGGAATTTAAGAGAAATGCCACTCAAGCAGTGAGTGAGTTCCTAGTTAAAAAGTCCACCAGTAGCTTAACTAGTGCACAGCCTGCTTATTCTGTAGCATCCAGGTCTTGTTCCATTCAAAACCAGTACACATGGTCAAAGGATATTTGTGCGGATTCTGCTGCCTTTGGCATCATTGAAACATTTGTGGAAGACCTGCAGAGCTTGGCGCAACCTGcaaaagtagaggagagagaacctgaccTCCAGGAAAATGCACAAAAGCTACAGAGCAGGATCTGGTCTGCTACCACTAGTTTATATAACAATATTCAGAAGACATTAAAGGACTTCATCATTCATCAGCGGAGGTCAGACATGCTGAGCAGAACGTCTAGTCATATACCCACAGAGGACTCTGGACATCTTGGGACTAAGGAGCACATTTGTTTGGCAAGCCAGGACTTGAGGCAAGCTAGTAAGAGTGTGCCTCACTTGCACAGTTTGAACCTTGAAGTGGCTCTACACAGGGGTGTCAGCGAGAGTTCAAAACTTCTCTGGACTGAAACAGACGAGGCTCTACTGACCAATAGTACCAAAGAGGTAATTTCAACAATCTTGACCTCATGCGAGGATCAGGCATCAAATGCACCTTGCTTCTCCACAGTAGGAAAGAAAATATCTGATATGTCCCTTGAGGTCAACATGTTGgtaggtggtgttctgtctcaGCTGAAGGACATCTCCTTGTCAAGGTCCCCAACACCATGTGAAGACATGTTTGAACGTCTCCAAGGTTCTCCTGAGCGAACCTCTCCAGTAAGTCTAGATTGCAGCACGGCTGCCTCCAAAGGCATTGCATCTTCCCACAGTCTTTCTACAAAGAGCCTCCAAAAACTCTCTAGTCATGAGTTCCAAACTAAAGCtgagaaaggagtgagtgaggTCCTCTCTAGATCATTTAACATTGTGGAGGAAGGTACAACAGAACAGTACCTTCAGTCTGTATCTACATCCACCacatctactgatattatacaaaccATGGTGAAAGACCAGCAGGAGCTCACCCAGACCACCCAATCATCTGACATGGTATCTGGAACCTCCCTGCTCACCACTGGACAGGTTTCTGAGAAAAGGATCTGGTCTGTTGCTCGTAACatctactacagtctgcaaagtaAGATTACGGAGTTTCTCAGAAAAGATCTTCAAAGATCAGACACAACACTTGGTTCAATCCAAATCTTTACGTATCAAAGCAGTCCTGCATCACAAAGAGCAAGTCTCTGCCATCTTGAGGTCAACCAGAGCAGTGTTACACCTGGTGGAAACGATGCCTGTGTGGACATTCCGCACAAATTACTACCTAAAACCACTGAGCTCTCAGGATCCATGCTGGAGGATATTGACACGATCCGTTGTAGGAGTGCTGACAGCCAAAATACAAGAAATACCTCTTCTTCACGCTCTTCTATCTCTCTAACACCTACTTCAAAATTAAGGCAGTCGAAATGGCACTTTGCTTTACCCGGGACTCCCATCCCCACTGAGTTTCCTGCTCAGattgactttcccattgttagaaacacaatcattgagGACTTCTTTCACACAGAGGACTTACTTCCTGTAACCTTTGTGGACAAAGTCAGGCAAGCTGCTGGGGTGGTAGTGGACATTATGGTGGAAAGTGTTGAGAACACACAGGAAAATGGACAGGGTGCTTCTCATCTTGACGACCTCCGATCTGCTGttaggaaattgagaaaaatcaTTTCCACTTGGACCATCCACATTTTCAGCCATGAATTGGTGGATAAAGTGATAGCCATTCAGGACAGCCACAGCACTCCACAGGTCTTAACATTGGAAGCAGCCAAAAGTGCTTCAGACTCCATTCTTTCAAGGCTGAAATGGGGAAAGGAACAATGTGCCATATCCAAGGAGCTCTCCTCTCAGCTTCTCCAGATATTTGCTGAAGAGACAGTGAAGTGCTTCCTgagacagtggtcagatgagtatGAAAACATAAACTTTGATGTTTCAGTCCAGAACGATCCAAAGACTTCTACTTGCGTGGTCATTCTTCAAATGATCACCAAAGCCACTGCTAAATGTTATTTTGAGTCCGCTACCAGCGTGGCCACCAGTGACATTGTAGAAGGCGTGTTTGATTTGGAAAGGGATACCATCAGCAGTACTGGAGAGCAGGTCCTCACCTTCAATACAAAG GGTTCCAATAATGTTAGTAAGAACCTCTGTCCTCAAGAGTCTCTGgagtaccagcctcagaacatttccCCTACTGTGTACTTTACAG AGACGATGACAACATCTCATGGCTCCTTTTCTCCAGAGGGAATTTATGATATCGCATCGTCCTTCCCACTTGAAGAGAAGAGTCGCAAACCCTCCCTTTTCACCAGATTGTCTAGATCCATCACAAAAGGCTTTCTCAGCCCATTCAAATCTTCAAGGAAAACcaaattatttaaataa
- the LOC118937321 gene encoding uncharacterized protein LOC118937321 isoform X1, translating to MFPFSPGYDHRALSQSLDLPVCVMDDHLTSEAVNEMEQSNSTRSRATSVMENTEEGKLNNVEHLTLMDFLQNLTEKQWRGIREGMFDPLTKQQLAGLCLRIVQFLSDKLMQIIIPGLYELLGIQDAASSPLSQRSLTASLTSLLDDKVNTKSRVRFTEAGVPKRPGSRKSYNSFRIPTPYPSSNCMGQEEEEVQESQLKFKEIYLTKGSLGSGSYLPKGAMRTLTSLSDVQKKTTNSETLQVLLGVSEDTLVTCVQDSLQGSLSKLACMSNSPSGSAGSMMLTPAVMAELAKDVKSALSVVVKSASASQTSVVTPVRGDSQTKVTESMVRELAAKLEKVDQESKSLTGQVMTMISDTMVAFVDENKQNLLEDLKDKITFLASHVGFIEDLDALISKYESSYNISESGSSCTLTSKSIQKLSSREFQTSAIQAVSGVLDKKVSSLSFPSSVIQSELTGAVSGQTLSGIVKTESIHPVGSAASVVVKTFVSDMKSLAESEESPQQKSAWSAAVHIYHSIQNNLKDYFGKLQRCALKSIVTSDDNITNAEFKETVPLPCLNMKYRPSKSEPQLPESTGEVTLQRGLSECSKLLWAKTESEESKLLLTTCTKEVISELLVLYKTAMSKEDALYTVGEKGSGFSIEREKFVEGVLAQLGDIAHSRASSPIVCEFPCQIEDSRSKATASLTSLLDCIRKLSSEEFKRNATQAVSEFLVKKSTSSLTSAQPAYSVASRSCSIQNQYTWSKDICADSAAFGIIETFVEDLQSLAQPAKVEEREPDLQENAQKLQSRIWSATTSLYNNIQKTLKDFIIHQRRSDMLSRTSSHIPTEDSGHLGTKEHICLASQDLRQASKSVPHLHSLNLEVALHRGVSESSKLLWTETDEALLTNSTKEVISTILTSCEDQASNAPCFSTVGKKISDMSLEVNMLVGGVLSQLKDISLSRSPTPCEDMFERLQGSPERTSPVSLDCSTAASKGIASSHSLSTKSLQKLSSHEFQTKAEKGVSEVLSRSFNIVEEGTTEQYLQSVSTSTTSTDIIQTMVKDQQELTQTTQSSDMVSGTSLLTTGQVSEKRIWSVARNIYYSLQSKITEFLRKDLQRSDTTLGSIQIFTYQSSPASQRASLCHLEVNQSSVTPGGNDACVDIPHKLLPKTTELSGSMLEDIDTIRCRSADSQNTRNTSSSRSSISLTPTSKLRQSKWHFALPGTPIPTEFPAQIDFPIVRNTIIEDFFHTEDLLPVTFVDKVRQAAGVVVDIMVESVENTQENGQGASHLDDLRSAVRKLRKIISTWTIHIFSHELVDKVIAIQDSHSTPQVLTLEAAKSASDSILSRLKWGKEQCAISKELSSQLLQIFAEETVKCFLRQWSDEYENINFDVSVQNDPKTSTCVVILQMITKATAKCYFESATSVATSDIVEGVFDLERDTISSTGEQVLTFNTKGSNNVSKNLCPQESLEYQPQNISPTVYFTETMTTSHGSFSPEGIYDIASSFPLEEKSRKPSLFTRLSRSITKGFLSPFKSSRKTKLFK from the exons ATGTTTCCATTCTCTCCTGGTTATGACCATAGAGCCTTGTCCCAGTCTCtagacctgcctgtctgtgtgatggATGACCACCTGACCTCTGAAGCTGTCAATGAGATG GAGCAGAGCAATTCTACCAGGAGCAGAGCAACCTCAGTGATGGAAAACACAGAAGAGGGGAAGCTCAACAATGTGGAACATCTGACACTTATGGACTTCCTTCAAAACCTAACTGAGAA GCAATGGAGGGGGATTCGTGAGGGCATGTTTGACCCG CTGACAAAACAACAGCTTGCCGGCTTGTGTCTGAGGATTGTCCAGTTTTTATCGGACAAGCTGATGCAGATCATCATCCCAGGTCTTTACGAACTACTGGGCATCCAAGATGCTGCCTCCTCTCCATTGTCACAGAGATCTCTCACAGCGTCACTCACCAGTCTGTTAGACGATAAGGTTAACACCAAGTCCCGCGTGAGATTTACTGAGGCTGGTGTACCTAAGAGGCCAGGCAGTCGAAAGTCTTACAATAGCTTTCGCATCCCGACTCCCTACCCTTCCTCCAACTGTATGgggcaggaagaggaagaagtgCAGGAATCACAACTTAAGTTCAAGGAGATTTACCTGACTAAGGGCAGTCTGGGCAGTGGAAGCTACCTGCCCAAGGGGGCCATGAG gactctaacctctctgtctgatgTGCAGAAGAAAACAACCAACTCTGAGACGCTACAAGTCCTCTTAGGTGTCTCAGAGGACACCCTTGTCACCTGTGTACAGGACAGCCTGCAAGGTTCTCTCTCCAAACTTGCATGCATGTCCAATTCTCCATCTGGAAGTGCAGGCTCTATGATGCTAACCCCTGCTGTAATGGCAGAGTTGGCTAAAGATGTCAAGTCGGCCTTATCAGTGGTCGTTAAGAGTGCCTCCGCTAGCCAAACCTCTGTAGTGACACCGGTAAGGGGAGACTCACAGACCAAGGTGACTGAGAGCATggtgagagagctggctgctaAACTTGAAAAAGTTGACCAAGAGAGCAAGAGTCTAACAGGGCAAGTCATGACCATGATCTCTGACACAATGGTGGCTTTTGTTGACGAGAACAAACAGAATTTGCTGGAAGATCTGAAGGACAAGATCACGTTTTTGGCATCGCATGTTGGCTTCATTGAGGATCTTGATGCCCTGATAAGCAAATACGAGAGCAGCTACAATATTAGTGAATCTGGTTCCTCCTGCACGCTCACATCTAAGAGCATCCAAAAACTCTCTAGCCGGGAGTTTCAAACATCAGCAATACAAGCAGTGAGTGGAGTTCTTGACAAAAAAGTCAGTAGTTTGAGCTTTCCTAGTTCAGTCATTCAGTCTGAGTTAACAGGTGCTGTATCAGGTCAAACATTGTCTGGCATTGTAAAGACAGAGTCAATTCACCCAGTGGGCTCAGCAGCGTCAGTAGTTGTTAAGACTTTCGTGTCAGATATGAAGTCCTTGGCTGAATCTGAAGAGAGTCCCCAACAGAAGAGTGCCTGGTCTGCTGCTGTTCACATTTACCACAGCATCCAAAACAACTTGAAAGATTATTTCGGCAAGCTTCAGCGATGTGCCTTAAAgagcattgtcacatctgatgATAACATCACAAATGCTGAGTTTAAGGAGACAGTTCCACTTCCTTGCTTAAACATGAAATATAGGCCCAGTAAGAGTGAGCCTCAGTTGCCAGAGTCCACTGGTGAAGTTACTTTACAAAGAGGCCTAAGTGAGTGCTCAAAACTTCTTTGGGCAAAAACTGAGTCAGAAGAAAGCAAGCTCCTTCTGACAACTTGCACCAAAGAAGTCATCTCAGAGCTTCTGGTCTTGTACAAGACTGCAATGTCAAAGGAGGACGCCCTGTACACTGTTGGAGAAAAAGGATCAGGCTTctctattgagagagagaaatttgTAGAGGGTGTTCTGGCTCAGCTTGGGGATATTGCCCATTCCAGGGCCTCATCACCAATAGTATGTGAGTTCCCCTGTCAAATTGAGGACAGCAGAAGTAAGGCCACAGCTTCTTTGACCAGTCTGTTAGATTGTATTAGAAAACTCTCAAGTGAGGAATTTAAGAGAAATGCCACTCAAGCAGTGAGTGAGTTCCTAGTTAAAAAGTCCACCAGTAGCTTAACTAGTGCACAGCCTGCTTATTCTGTAGCATCCAGGTCTTGTTCCATTCAAAACCAGTACACATGGTCAAAGGATATTTGTGCGGATTCTGCTGCCTTTGGCATCATTGAAACATTTGTGGAAGACCTGCAGAGCTTGGCGCAACCTGcaaaagtagaggagagagaacctgaccTCCAGGAAAATGCACAAAAGCTACAGAGCAGGATCTGGTCTGCTACCACTAGTTTATATAACAATATTCAGAAGACATTAAAGGACTTCATCATTCATCAGCGGAGGTCAGACATGCTGAGCAGAACGTCTAGTCATATACCCACAGAGGACTCTGGACATCTTGGGACTAAGGAGCACATTTGTTTGGCAAGCCAGGACTTGAGGCAAGCTAGTAAGAGTGTGCCTCACTTGCACAGTTTGAACCTTGAAGTGGCTCTACACAGGGGTGTCAGCGAGAGTTCAAAACTTCTCTGGACTGAAACAGACGAGGCTCTACTGACCAATAGTACCAAAGAGGTAATTTCAACAATCTTGACCTCATGCGAGGATCAGGCATCAAATGCACCTTGCTTCTCCACAGTAGGAAAGAAAATATCTGATATGTCCCTTGAGGTCAACATGTTGgtaggtggtgttctgtctcaGCTGAAGGACATCTCCTTGTCAAGGTCCCCAACACCATGTGAAGACATGTTTGAACGTCTCCAAGGTTCTCCTGAGCGAACCTCTCCAGTAAGTCTAGATTGCAGCACGGCTGCCTCCAAAGGCATTGCATCTTCCCACAGTCTTTCTACAAAGAGCCTCCAAAAACTCTCTAGTCATGAGTTCCAAACTAAAGCtgagaaaggagtgagtgaggTCCTCTCTAGATCATTTAACATTGTGGAGGAAGGTACAACAGAACAGTACCTTCAGTCTGTATCTACATCCACCacatctactgatattatacaaaccATGGTGAAAGACCAGCAGGAGCTCACCCAGACCACCCAATCATCTGACATGGTATCTGGAACCTCCCTGCTCACCACTGGACAGGTTTCTGAGAAAAGGATCTGGTCTGTTGCTCGTAACatctactacagtctgcaaagtaAGATTACGGAGTTTCTCAGAAAAGATCTTCAAAGATCAGACACAACACTTGGTTCAATCCAAATCTTTACGTATCAAAGCAGTCCTGCATCACAAAGAGCAAGTCTCTGCCATCTTGAGGTCAACCAGAGCAGTGTTACACCTGGTGGAAACGATGCCTGTGTGGACATTCCGCACAAATTACTACCTAAAACCACTGAGCTCTCAGGATCCATGCTGGAGGATATTGACACGATCCGTTGTAGGAGTGCTGACAGCCAAAATACAAGAAATACCTCTTCTTCACGCTCTTCTATCTCTCTAACACCTACTTCAAAATTAAGGCAGTCGAAATGGCACTTTGCTTTACCCGGGACTCCCATCCCCACTGAGTTTCCTGCTCAGattgactttcccattgttagaaacacaatcattgagGACTTCTTTCACACAGAGGACTTACTTCCTGTAACCTTTGTGGACAAAGTCAGGCAAGCTGCTGGGGTGGTAGTGGACATTATGGTGGAAAGTGTTGAGAACACACAGGAAAATGGACAGGGTGCTTCTCATCTTGACGACCTCCGATCTGCTGttaggaaattgagaaaaatcaTTTCCACTTGGACCATCCACATTTTCAGCCATGAATTGGTGGATAAAGTGATAGCCATTCAGGACAGCCACAGCACTCCACAGGTCTTAACATTGGAAGCAGCCAAAAGTGCTTCAGACTCCATTCTTTCAAGGCTGAAATGGGGAAAGGAACAATGTGCCATATCCAAGGAGCTCTCCTCTCAGCTTCTCCAGATATTTGCTGAAGAGACAGTGAAGTGCTTCCTgagacagtggtcagatgagtatGAAAACATAAACTTTGATGTTTCAGTCCAGAACGATCCAAAGACTTCTACTTGCGTGGTCATTCTTCAAATGATCACCAAAGCCACTGCTAAATGTTATTTTGAGTCCGCTACCAGCGTGGCCACCAGTGACATTGTAGAAGGCGTGTTTGATTTGGAAAGGGATACCATCAGCAGTACTGGAGAGCAGGTCCTCACCTTCAATACAAAG GGTTCCAATAATGTTAGTAAGAACCTCTGTCCTCAAGAGTCTCTGgagtaccagcctcagaacatttccCCTACTGTGTACTTTACAG AGACGATGACAACATCTCATGGCTCCTTTTCTCCAGAGGGAATTTATGATATCGCATCGTCCTTCCCACTTGAAGAGAAGAGTCGCAAACCCTCCCTTTTCACCAGATTGTCTAGATCCATCACAAAAGGCTTTCTCAGCCCATTCAAATCTTCAAGGAAAACcaaattatttaaataa